From the genome of Bacteroidota bacterium, one region includes:
- the fabD gene encoding ACP S-malonyltransferase, which translates to MNAFLFPGQGSQFVGMAADLYEQFPEARDVIDEADRNLDLPLKIRMFGDGDDPETEKAALTQTDVTQPALYVHSLAAFAVLQSKGHAPDMAAGHSLGEYSALAAAGALSFEQGLRLVRLRGQLMARAGDERPGAMSAVLGLDADVLELICQQATDESEGVVQCANFNAPGQIVVSGDRDAVAQASEAASAAGAKRVLPLPVSGAFHSPLMAYAVDGLSDALEAATINAPQCPVYLNVTAHPSTDPDEIRRRLLDQLTAPVRWAQTLEAMHADGATRFVEVGAGTVLSGLAKRTLGRKVETATAGTAGELEDGE; encoded by the coding sequence ATGAATGCCTTCCTCTTCCCCGGCCAGGGCTCTCAGTTCGTCGGCATGGCGGCCGACCTCTACGAGCAGTTCCCCGAGGCCCGCGACGTGATCGACGAGGCCGACCGGAACCTCGACCTCCCGCTCAAAATCCGCATGTTCGGCGACGGCGACGACCCGGAGACCGAAAAGGCCGCGCTGACGCAGACCGACGTCACGCAGCCCGCGCTCTACGTCCACAGCCTCGCCGCCTTCGCGGTGCTCCAGTCGAAAGGCCACGCGCCCGACATGGCGGCCGGGCACAGCCTCGGCGAGTACAGCGCGCTCGCCGCCGCCGGCGCGCTGAGCTTCGAGCAGGGCCTCCGCCTCGTCCGGCTGCGCGGGCAGCTCATGGCCCGGGCGGGCGACGAGCGGCCCGGCGCGATGTCGGCCGTCTTGGGCCTCGACGCCGACGTGCTCGAGCTGATCTGCCAGCAAGCCACCGACGAGAGCGAAGGCGTCGTGCAGTGCGCCAACTTCAACGCACCGGGGCAGATCGTCGTCTCAGGGGACCGGGACGCCGTGGCCCAGGCGAGTGAGGCTGCGAGCGCGGCCGGGGCGAAGCGCGTCCTCCCGCTCCCGGTCAGCGGGGCGTTCCACTCGCCGCTGATGGCCTACGCCGTGGACGGCCTCAGCGACGCGCTCGAAGCAGCGACCATCAACGCGCCGCAGTGCCCAGTCTACCTCAACGTCACCGCCCACCCCTCGACCGACCCAGATGAGATCCGCCGCCGCCTGCTCGACCAGCTCACCGCGCCCGTCCGCTGGGCGCAGACGCTCGAAGCGATGCACGCCGACGGCGCGACGCGCTTCGTCGAGGTCGGCGCGGGCACCGTGCTCTCCGGCCTCGCCAAGCGCACGCTCGGCCGCAAGGTCGAGACCGCCACGGCGGGCACCGCTGGGGAGTTGGAGGATGGGGAATAG
- a CDS encoding beta-ketoacyl-ACP synthase III: MPRAAITAVGHFLPETKLTNADLEKMVDTSDEWIRTRTGIRERRILREPGKATAYMCAHAAREILDQRGIDPQEIDLIIVATVTPDMLFPATACLVQHEIGAHRAWGYDLSAACCGFLFALSAGTQFIESGTYRKVLVIGSDMMSSIMDYTDRTTCIIFGDGAGAVLLEPSEEHGLLDFVHHADGSGAEHLRMDGGGSLHPATHETVDKRMHYLLQEGRQVFKFAVKGMAGVSAEVMERNRLSGEDIKYLVPHQANLRIIDATANRMGIGRDQVMINIDRYGNTTSGTIPLCLYDWEAELRPGDNVVLAAFGGGFTWGATYLTWAYDGSQVPGARDRQQKTLD; this comes from the coding sequence GTGGATCCGCACGCGGACCGGCATCCGCGAGCGCCGCATCCTGCGCGAGCCCGGCAAGGCGACCGCCTACATGTGCGCCCACGCGGCCCGGGAGATCCTCGACCAGCGCGGGATCGACCCGCAGGAGATCGACCTGATCATCGTCGCGACCGTCACGCCGGACATGCTGTTCCCCGCGACGGCCTGCCTCGTCCAGCACGAGATCGGAGCCCACCGCGCGTGGGGCTACGACCTCTCGGCGGCGTGCTGCGGGTTCCTCTTCGCGCTCTCGGCCGGGACTCAGTTCATCGAAAGCGGGACGTACAGAAAAGTGCTCGTGATCGGGTCCGACATGATGAGTTCGATCATGGACTACACCGACCGGACGACCTGCATCATCTTCGGCGATGGGGCCGGGGCCGTCCTGCTCGAACCCAGTGAGGAGCACGGCCTCCTCGACTTCGTACATCACGCCGACGGCTCTGGGGCGGAACACCTGCGCATGGACGGCGGCGGGAGCCTGCACCCGGCCACGCACGAGACCGTCGACAAGCGGATGCACTACCTCCTTCAGGAGGGACGGCAGGTGTTCAAGTTCGCCGTCAAGGGTATGGCGGGCGTCTCGGCCGAGGTGATGGAGCGCAACCGGCTCTCGGGCGAGGACATCAAATACCTCGTCCCGCACCAGGCCAACCTCCGCATCATCGACGCGACCGCGAACCGGATGGGCATCGGGCGCGACCAGGTGATGATCAACATCGACCGCTACGGCAACACCACCTCGGGCACGATCCCACTCTGCCTCTACGACTGGGAAGCCGAGCTCCGGCCCGGCGACAACGTCGTCCTTGCGGCCTTCGGCGGCGGGTTCACCTGGGGCGCGACGTACCTGACCTGGGCCTACGACGGCAGCCAGGTCCCCGGCGCGCGCGACCGGCAGCAGAAAACGCTTGATTAG